AGACTCGTCAACTGCCAGATGGTAGATATAACCTCGTCTTGAATCGTGTCCTGCCATAACAGAACCGACAATTCTATCACTTAAAAGTACGCTGAAACAGCACTCACCGTTCCTATCGAGAAATCTCTCGAATCCTTCTTGACTATCTGCTCCGGTCATGGTTGTTCCTGAGAAACCGCTCCAGAGATCTACCAGGGATGAATAATCATCCTTTTTCATCAGCCGCATCATCAGCTTCATCGATTTCTTTCATCAAGAA
This genomic interval from Candidatus Aegiribacteria sp. contains the following:
- a CDS encoding GNAT family N-acetyltransferase, which produces MKLMMRLMKKDDYSSLVDLWSGFSGTTMTGADSQEGFERFLDRNGECCFSVLLSDRIVGSVMAGHDSRRGYIYHLAVDESLQGKGTGAALMSAAGSALRNAGIEKAHLFIYTDNSAIRFYEKTGWHRRHDIAVMSKVLIGEQYLGTRKED